The DNA region AGCCTGCAGAGATCGGCGAGGCCCTCTCGGGAATCGTCCAGCGTTTCGAGACGCTGGGGAGGTGTCTTTGACGTCGGTGGACTGCGGCGGCAGCTCGACAACCTCAATCACCGCGTGCAACAGCCGGAATTCTGGGCCGATGCGGAGCGCGCCCAGCGGACGTTGAGCGAGCGCTCCGACCTCGAGCGGACCCTGCAGCAGCTGGAGCGCCTTGAGCGGGAAGTCAGCGAGATGCAGCAGCTTCTTGAGCTCGCAACCGCGGAACGGGACGAGAGCGTGCTCGCGGAGCTGAGCGAGCAGCTCCCGGAGCTGGAGCGCGGCCTTCGAGAGCTTGAGCTCCGAAGGATGCTCTCAGGGCCCGAAGATACTGCCGACGCCATCGTGAGCATCAGCCCGGGCGCGGGTGGAATCGACGCGCAGGACTGGGCCGAGATGTTGACTCGGATGTACCTGCGCTGGTGCGAGCGGCGCGGGTTCGCCACCGAGATCGTGGATCGCCAGCCCGCCGATGACGCAGGTATCAAGGACACTTCGTTTCTTGTACGCGGGAGGTATGCGTACGGGTTCTTGCGGGCAGAAAACGGAGTGCATAGATTGATACGTATCAGCCCGTTTGACTCCAACGCACGCAGGCACACGAGCTTTGCAGCAGTGCAGGTAGTGCCGGATCTGGAAGAGGACGTTGGCGACATCGAAATCCGCAGCGAGGATCTGCGTGTCGACACCTACCGGGCCAGCGGCAAGGGCGGCCAGCATGTCAACCGCACCGAGTCCGCGGTGCGGCTGACTCATCTGCCAACGGGCATGGTCGCGGCCTGCCAGGCTGAACGCTCACAGCACAAGAACAAGGCCACCGCCATGAAGATGCTGCGGGGGCGCCTGTACGAGAAGGCGAGGCAGGAGCGCGAGGCGCAGTTCGCGCAGACCTACACCGCCGGCAAGCTAGCGATCGGCTTTGGCTCTCAGGTGCGGACCTACACGCTGGCCCCATACACGCTGGTCAAGGACGAGCGCACCGAGTACAAGGTCGGCGACGCCGGGCGGGTCCTGGACGGCGACCTGGATGGGTTTATCGAGGCCTACCTGCTCAAGGCGGCCGATGGCGCGCAATCGGTGAGCTCGATCGACAGCGAGAGCACGCACTGAA from Pseudomonadota bacterium includes:
- the prfB gene encoding peptide chain release factor 2 (programmed frameshift), encoding MPMQPAEIGEALSGIVQRFETLGGVFDVGGLRRQLDNLNHRVQQPEFWADAERAQRTLSERSDLERTLQQLERLEREVSEMQQLLELATAERDESVLAELSEQLPELERGLRELELRRMLSGPEDTADAIVSISPGAGGIDAQDWAEMLTRMYLRWCERRGFATEIVDRQPADDAGIKDTSFLVRGRYAYGFLRAENGVHRLIRISPFDSNARRHTSFAAVQVVPDLEEDVGDIEIRSEDLRVDTYRASGKGGQHVNRTESAVRLTHLPTGMVAACQAERSQHKNKATAMKMLRGRLYEKARQEREAQFAQTYTAGKLAIGFGSQVRTYTLAPYTLVKDERTEYKVGDAGRVLDGDLDGFIEAYLLKAADGAQSVSSIDSESTH